The Neurospora crassa OR74A linkage group IV, whole genome shotgun sequence genome has a segment encoding these proteins:
- a CDS encoding AP-3 adaptor complex subunit beta, which yields MESIARISSLLESARELTLDAASAARSARSSSKPLDRVQVKKLLDSRNEREVLDGLRRVISMMYRSQRTHPLFSSVVKNVASPNIEIKKLVYIYLIHHAEEDPDLALLSINTIQKSLSDSNPQVRALALRTMSNIRVPVISQIVSLAIKKGAGDINPYVRRAAALAIPKCYRLDPSQMPSLLEYLSTLLGDKQYYVAGAAVTAFLEICPDRLDLIHKHYRQLVKMVVDMDEWSQLSTLRLMTVYARKCFPRRTRMVKAQDKAADLQDFYGDNAAASSNNDAEGQEVIVLDPDLELLLNSIKPLLQSRNSGVVVSVARCYDAVGTPEYVKTAIGPLIALLRGAQDIQQVALYNIVSICLTRPADFVRYASHFLVRATDTQPIWELKLELLTLIFPHAPLHVKSLILNELEHFSRGTDKALVREAVRAIGRCAVTDTTAAPRCLRLLLSQITSLDGTLAAESLTVIRHLIQQDPTAHVATVIRLAKNLDSATDPHARATIIWLVGEFSGLNGEENIAPDVLRILLKDFPSESEIAKRQIILLGAKVYLHYLNRQIEASQNADGEPGPPPKLLEDDDHPIAKLWSYVLLLARYDTSYDLRDRTRLYKALLGVPQLATLMLLAPKPAPQAQSPSEMRRGYTLGSSALVLADAAGVHGVRGYEDLPDWVEEGKQPDPRLRETGVPPTATYGEKRVVPALEILDGGSSRSVPTKSNGLGEGVGTKTLDDWLAEEEDISKKAVPVSAPVQRQVVEESEEEDEEGETTEEEEDDDEEEEEEEEEDDEEEEEESSSEEEESDDDEAEDARLMGA from the coding sequence CGTCGCCTCTCCGAATATcgagatcaagaagctggTCTACATCTATTTGATCCACCATGCCGAGGAGGACCCCGACCTTGCCTTGCTatccatcaacaccatccagAAGTCGCTTTCCGATTCCAACCCTCAAGTGCGCGCCTTGGCTCTACGCACAATGTCCAACATACGGGTTCCCGTTATCAGCCAGATTGTGTCGTTGGCCATCAAGAAGGGCGCCGGAGACATCAACCCCTATGTGCGCCGAGCCGCTGCCTTGGCCATCCCCAAGTGTTACCGACTCGACCCATCCCAAATGCCCTCACTGCTCGAATATCTCTCGACTCTCTTAGGCGACAAGCAGTATTATGTGGCAGGTGCCGCCGTTACAGCCTTTCTGGAGATCTGTCCGGACAGATTGGACTTGATACACAAGCATTACAGGCAGTTAGtcaagatggtggtggatatGGATGAATGGAGCCAGCTCTCGACACTGCGGCTTATGACAGTTTATGCGCGAAAATGCTTCCCTCGACGAACCCGGATGGTGAAAGCCCAGGACAAGGCGGCCGATCTTCAGGACTTTTACGGTGAtaacgccgccgccagctcGAATAATGACGCCGAGGGCCAGGAGGTTATTGTTCTCGACCCTGATCTCGAGCTGCTCCTCAACAGCATCaaacccctcctccaatCACGAAACTCAGGCGTTGTGGTTTCAGTAGCACGCTGTTACGATGCAGTAGGCACGCCCGAGTATGTCAAGACAGCCATCGGGCCATTGATAGCTTTGCTACGAGGCGCTCAGGATATCCAACAGGTTGCACTCTACAACATCGTATCCATTTGCCTTACCCGGCCTGCCGATTTCGTGCGCTATGCCTCGCATTTCCTAGTGCGTGCAACGGATACACAACCCATATGGGAACTCAAGCTGGAGCTTTTGACACTCATCTTCCCACATGCTCCTCTCCATGTCAAGAGCCTTATTCTCAACGAGCTTGAGCACTTCAGCCGAGGAACCGATAAGGCGCTGGTTAGGGAGGCAGTTAGGGCTATTGGCCGCTGCGCGGTAACAGACACAACAGCTGCACCTAGGTGTCTGCGGTTGCTTCTCAGTCAAATCACTAGCTTGGACGGCACGCTGGCCGCAGAGAGCTTGACAGTGATACGACATCTAATCCAGCAGGACCCAACTGCACACGTCGCTACGGTCATAAGGCTGGCAAAGAACTTGGACTCGGCCACCGACCCACACGCTCGTGCCACCATTATCTGGCTCGTAGGCGAGTTCTCCGGTCTCAACGGAGAAGAGAACATCGCCCCTGACGTGCTTCGGATTCTGCTCAAGGACTTTCCCTCCGAGTCCGAAATCGCCAAACGACAAATCATCCTTCTCGGCGCCAAGgtctacctacactacctcaACCGACAGATTGAAGCATCACAAAATGCCGATGGCGAACCGGGTCCTCCACCCAAGCTTCTCGAAGACGATGACCATCCAATTGCAAAGCTATGGAGTTATGTGCTCCTCCTGGCTCGCTACGATACCTCTTACGATCTCCGTGATCGCACTCGTCTCTACAAAGCATTGCTCGGCGTACCCCAGCTCGCAACCCTCATGCTGCTCGCGCCTAAGCCTGCGCCCCAAGCGCAAAGTCCCTCGGAGATGAGGCGTGGGTATACCCTTGGCTCTTCAGCCCTGGTCCTCGCCGATGCCGCCGGTGTTCACGGCGTCAGGGGCTACGAGGACTTGCCCGATTGGGTCGAAGAGGGCAAGCAGCCGGATCCGAGACTGAGAGAGACAGGTGTGCCACCAACCGCGACGTACGGCGAGAAGAGAGTCGTACCAGCTTTGGAGATTTTGGACGGTGGGTCGTCTAGATCAGTGCCTACGAAGTCTAATGGTCTGGGTGAGGGAGTAGGGACCAAGACACTTGATGATTGGcttgcggaggaggaggatatcaGTAAGAAGGCGGTGCCAGTGTCAGCACCTGTGCAACGGCAGGTTGTGGAGGAgagtgaagaggaggatgaggaaggggaaaccactgaggaagaagaagatgatgatgaagaagaagaagaagaagaggaggaagacgatgaagaagaagaggaagagagttcatcggaagaggaggagtctgatgatgacgaggccgAAGACGCGAGGCTGATGGGGGCATGA